The nucleotide window TCCCACCCCAAAACCTGGTTAAAATTTGACCTTTTCGACATTTTTCCCGGCTATTTTTCCTAAAGGGAGCTGCTTCAGGTAACGGGAGTAGCAGCGCATAAAATAAAGGCCGCCCAAAGGGCGGCCTTTTTGCCAGACGCTGGTAGCCGTTAGCCTTGCAGCAATGACAAGGCTATCTGCGGCTGCTGGTTGGCTTGGCTCAGCATGGAACTGGCGGCCTGTTGCAGCACGGTGTTTCGGGCCAGGGTTGCCGTTTCCGCCGCATAGTCGGCATCGGTGATGCGGGAGCGGGATGCGGTCAGGTTCTGGGCGGTGTTTTCCTGGGAGCGGATCACCGAGCTGAAACGGTTCTGGGTAGCACCCAGATCAGAACGAATGGAGTTGACCGACTCCAACGCCAGGTCCACTTTGCCGATGGTGCTCTGAGCATTGGTAAAAGTGGCAATGCCGCCACCCAGACCACCTGCACCGCCAACCTGGCCGGACGAGAAGTTCTGGGAAATAGACACACTGATGGTTTGCCCGGCGTTGGCGCCGATCTGGAACTGTTCGCTGTAAGAACCGTTGAGCAGCTTCACGCCGCCAAATTCACTGTCATTGGCGATACGATCGAGTTCAGACACCAGCTTGGTGTACTCGGCGTTCAGGGCTGTCCTGTCTGCCGTGGTATTGGAACCGTTGGATGATTGCACCGCCAGGGTACGCATACGCTGCAGTATATTGCTGTATTCATCCAAGGCACCTTCTGCGGTTTGGGCCAGGGAGATACCGTCGTTGGCGTTGCGAGCCCCTTGGTTCAGACCGTTGATCTGAGCGGTCAAGCGGCTGGAAATTTGCAGGCCTGCGGCGTCATCTTTGGCGCTATTGATCCGCAGGCCTGAAGACAGGCGTTCATAACTGGTGCCGAGCTCGTTGGTGGAACGTGACATCACTCGTTGCGAGTTCAATGAGGCCACGTTGGTATTCACGTACAGTGCCATGATCCTCTCCTTCCAAGAAAGATGATTTCAAGTGACGCGCAACGAGGTGCGCTACACCCGTAACACTGCAACGAGCGTGCCAGTTATCTTACATAGTCGAAAAGGGTCAAAGAATTGACGACTTGGAAGCCAGAGTAAGCGGCTTGCATCACGGTTTGCTGCTGAGCCAGCTTGGAAACCGTCTCGGCGATGTCCACTTCGGCGATATCGGCACGGTTAGACTGCAATACCACGTCCATGGCCTCACTGCTGGAGCTGAGGTTATCCAGCACATTGACCCTGCCACCGATGATCCCCTGGGCGGAAACCACGCTGTTGTAGGTATTCTCGGCAAGACTTTGGATATAAGCGGCATCTTCTTGCCGCTGCTGCAAAGTCCGGCTGGGGTCGGACAACTGGGCTGCGTAGGTGGTCAAGCCGTCGAGGATATTGTCACGAACCGGCGCATCCAAGGTGATATCGGCACTGGCACCGGCGGCACCGTCCAGGGTGATATCCAGACCGTTGAAGTCGATGGGTTCACCCGGCACATAGTTGCCGCTAGCCAGCACGGTGCCGCCGCTGTCGGTTATCTGATAGGTATCAGGGGCGCCGGCGGCGGTGGTCACACTGAAAGTATTGCCTGCCGGGTTATTGGGATCGTAGTTGGCCCGGTAGAAGGCATCGAAACCTCCTTCGTCTCTGACCCCTGTTGTCACAGTGCCGGCGCCGGCAGTCAGGGTGCCGGTAGCCCCCAATGAAGGATCCAGGTTGTCGAACAGATCAAAGCCGGGGAAGTTGGCATTGATGGTAAAGCCTTGGGAAACCTGGATATTCTGGCGCCCTTGGTCACCCTGATAAACATACTGCCCCGCTATCTTCTGGTAGGGCGCCGTTTTGCCGGCATTGCCCGAGAAGATGTAGTCGCCGTTGGCGTCCTGGGTGTTCATCAGATCCTGTAGGTGGTCACGGATCCCCAGCAGTTCGGAGGCCAGAGCCTCCCTCTCGTCAGGGCCGTTCACACCGTTTTGGGCCTGGACCATCAGGGTCCTGGCCTTGGCCAAGGCATCGGTCATGCTCGACAGGGATGTTTCGGCGATACCGAAGCGGGACTTGAGGTTGTCGCCGTTCTTACGAAACTGCTCGGACAGGCCAAGCTGTTCGGTCAGCCGCAATACGGTGCCGGCCCCGGCCGGGTCGTCGGCCGGCTGCAGAATGCGTTGCTGGGTACTGGCCTGGTCGCGCAGCCTGA belongs to Gallaecimonas xiamenensis 3-C-1 and includes:
- a CDS encoding flagellin; the encoded protein is MALYVNTNVASLNSQRVMSRSTNELGTSYERLSSGLRINSAKDDAAGLQISSRLTAQINGLNQGARNANDGISLAQTAEGALDEYSNILQRMRTLAVQSSNGSNTTADRTALNAEYTKLVSELDRIANDSEFGGVKLLNGSYSEQFQIGANAGQTISVSISQNFSSGQVGGAGGLGGGIATFTNAQSTIGKVDLALESVNSIRSDLGATQNRFSSVIRSQENTAQNLTASRSRITDADYAAETATLARNTVLQQAASSMLSQANQQPQIALSLLQG
- the flgL gene encoding flagellar hook-associated protein FlgL; the encoded protein is MRISTNMIYQSGLNNILSTQELLVRLRDQASTQQRILQPADDPAGAGTVLRLTEQLGLSEQFRKNGDNLKSRFGIAETSLSSMTDALAKARTLMVQAQNGVNGPDEREALASELLGIRDHLQDLMNTQDANGDYIFSGNAGKTAPYQKIAGQYVYQGDQGRQNIQVSQGFTINANFPGFDLFDNLDPSLGATGTLTAGAGTVTTGVRDEGGFDAFYRANYDPNNPAGNTFSVTTAAGAPDTYQITDSGGTVLASGNYVPGEPIDFNGLDITLDGAAGASADITLDAPVRDNILDGLTTYAAQLSDPSRTLQQRQEDAAYIQSLAENTYNSVVSAQGIIGGRVNVLDNLSSSSEAMDVVLQSNRADIAEVDIAETVSKLAQQQTVMQAAYSGFQVVNSLTLFDYVR